The following are from one region of the Methanobacterium veterum genome:
- a CDS encoding S1 family peptidase — MKTQKVKAGGALVCNGKDGVIGAVLKYENKNCILTAFHVLKVGGCSLGDTLKVNGFKAKVIEISVDHDLAVAEVYAPESALKFSNIEKPEIGSAYALKGKFKNPCNIMTLGRTYHYLSFSFQTLPLPGDSGSPIIQNGNVVGILASVFYNNATGIAVSLEIFRKQ, encoded by the coding sequence ATGAAAACTCAAAAAGTAAAGGCAGGCGGGGCTTTAGTATGTAACGGTAAAGATGGAGTTATTGGGGCAGTCCTGAAATATGAAAATAAAAACTGTATTTTAACTGCATTTCATGTTTTAAAGGTAGGGGGCTGCAGTTTAGGTGATACTTTAAAGGTAAATGGATTTAAAGCTAAAGTAATTGAGATATCTGTTGACCATGATCTTGCAGTTGCAGAGGTATACGCACCTGAATCTGCATTAAAATTTTCAAATATTGAAAAACCAGAAATTGGGTCCGCATATGCACTTAAAGGTAAATTTAAAAATCCATGTAACATCATGACTCTTGGAAGGACCTATCATTATCTCTCGTTTTCATTCCAAACACTTCCTCTTCCCGGCGACAGCGGATCTCCTATAATTCAAAATGGGAATGTGGTGGGGATACTGGCATCTGTATTTTACAATAATGCAACTGGAATTGCAGTATCCCTTGAAATATTTAGGAAGCAGTGA
- a CDS encoding dCTP deaminase, producing the protein MLGETELIKLFPDFEGLIQPSGIDLPLEDVFIQKSAGSLIDNEKNLPELEKLEGPIYTLKAKTAYSVTVAPKVKIPKGYSMLYRPRSTLNRSFISVHTAVGDPGFYGTLQFMVYNYGEFDYQIKKGERIAQAVVFKVSGSGEYNGSYQESE; encoded by the coding sequence ATTCTAGGCGAAACAGAATTAATCAAACTATTTCCAGATTTTGAAGGGCTCATACAGCCTTCAGGGATCGATTTACCATTAGAAGACGTGTTTATTCAAAAAAGTGCAGGCTCTCTAATTGACAACGAAAAAAATCTTCCAGAATTAGAAAAACTTGAAGGTCCAATTTACACTTTAAAAGCAAAAACAGCTTACTCAGTCACAGTGGCGCCTAAAGTTAAAATCCCAAAGGGATATTCAATGCTTTACCGCCCGCGTTCCACCCTTAACAGGTCCTTTATTTCAGTCCATACAGCAGTAGGTGACCCTGGATTTTATGGAACGCTCCAGTTCATGGTTTACAACTACGGTGAATTCGACTACCAGATTAAAAAAGGGGAAAGAATCGCCCAAGCAGTTGTATTTAAGGTTTCAGGCTCTGGAGAATATAACGGAAGTTATCAAGAGTCGGAATAA
- a CDS encoding HEAT repeat domain-containing protein, with amino-acid sequence MGHENKTGELIGLLENEKWQTRYKALSSLIKQDDNSALEIVKKMLNEDENAHVREIAVEYLKFNNSFPLKPINPENVNLYHFPIKNSHTKLGIINATSDPTLSENEAIENIKYKLKQEAAQLGANAVININCRKKFLLLKQFKAKGYAVLINDAPEKIHVEKSNKVILLGILYIIWGLSYFLFNGTFNLFSIFILGGGLIIFTAGIFKIKQYQKDKLYLTIMASIIIVMLILTYIQMSPYIDWWL; translated from the coding sequence ATGGGGCATGAAAATAAAACAGGAGAATTAATAGGTTTATTAGAAAATGAAAAGTGGCAAACACGATATAAAGCCTTAAGTTCCCTAATAAAACAGGACGATAATTCAGCGTTAGAAATTGTAAAAAAAATGTTAAATGAAGATGAAAATGCGCATGTACGAGAAATAGCAGTTGAATACCTTAAATTTAACAATTCATTTCCCCTAAAACCAATTAATCCTGAAAACGTGAATCTCTACCACTTTCCAATCAAAAATTCCCACACTAAGTTAGGCATAATAAATGCTACTTCTGATCCAACTTTATCTGAAAATGAAGCAATAGAAAATATTAAATATAAATTAAAGCAAGAGGCAGCGCAATTAGGGGCTAATGCAGTAATTAATATTAATTGTAGAAAAAAATTTTTATTACTTAAACAGTTTAAAGCTAAAGGATATGCAGTCCTTATAAATGATGCTCCTGAAAAGATACATGTTGAAAAGTCAAATAAAGTAATTTTACTGGGAATCCTATATATAATATGGGGCTTAAGCTATTTTCTATTTAACGGCACATTTAATCTATTCAGTATCTTTATTTTAGGTGGTGGTTTAATCATATTTACTGCCGGCATATTCAAAATTAAACAGTATCAAAAGGATAAACTTTATTTAACCATTATGGCCTCAATAATAATAGTTATGCTGATTTTAACCTATATACAAATGTCCCCATATATCGACTGGTGGTTATAA
- a CDS encoding restriction endonuclease codes for MTSEKVKLPDEWKSIIGELTDKDFEYLCYELVRSMDGFTNVSLRDGSADGGRDIDAIYKSKMPDGITEIFEKCRFECKKYSNGISYRDISDKINKAISSRIEKIFIMSNMHLTPDCKDEIENAMNNFQCKIIDWTGVRFQDILFQYQDIFHDYFPDEKIPERFLDKDSPQELLKITQRAGSNFGMKFKLKINNEKNIPKSLDEMATNIKESLLDLKNIDLNIKSMIYQQMSGLFLSIKRREDALFFTNESLKITPNNIPVLLNKGHILMELGNLNDSLKCYNDVLKLDKQNKFALINKASILKNKGYFKKSLKTINEALSIEPNSKIAIHTKSRILRDFDRSEEALEFIDPYIKKNKNSKILLDTKITLLTEMVDLVPSMEMVNSLLDIYPEDSFLLNAKGAIYGINSEYQKKKKYLDLAEKYFDKALEIEKDSTEILANKLYVLMENKLLKEAESTLKMLMVDYPNDALILAKKGELCLKNKDFKKALKYFNKSLSRRYVGYTYLNKAKTLLLLRKYKDAIKITDEMLKDTPNDYMILEIKGKALERTHQNFQARKCLKMSKELKKEPISLLE; via the coding sequence ATGACATCAGAAAAAGTAAAATTGCCCGATGAATGGAAATCAATAATAGGAGAATTAACTGATAAAGATTTTGAATATTTATGCTATGAGTTAGTACGTTCAATGGATGGTTTTACTAATGTATCTTTGAGAGATGGGAGTGCTGACGGCGGAAGAGATATAGATGCTATCTATAAAAGTAAAATGCCAGATGGTATAACAGAAATTTTTGAAAAATGTAGGTTTGAATGCAAAAAATATTCTAATGGTATTTCATATCGAGATATAAGTGACAAAATTAATAAAGCAATTTCTAGTCGAATTGAAAAAATATTTATTATGTCTAACATGCATCTCACTCCAGATTGTAAAGATGAAATTGAAAATGCAATGAATAATTTCCAATGTAAGATTATTGATTGGACGGGAGTACGTTTTCAAGATATTCTTTTTCAATATCAAGATATTTTTCACGATTATTTCCCAGACGAAAAAATTCCTGAAAGATTTTTAGATAAAGATAGTCCTCAGGAACTTTTAAAGATAACACAGAGAGCCGGCTCTAATTTTGGCATGAAATTTAAACTTAAAATTAATAATGAAAAAAATATTCCAAAAAGTCTTGATGAAATGGCCACAAATATTAAAGAAAGTCTTTTAGATTTAAAAAATATTGATCTTAATATAAAATCTATGATTTATCAGCAAATGAGTGGTTTATTTTTAAGCATAAAGCGGAGAGAGGATGCATTATTCTTTACTAATGAATCTTTAAAGATTACACCCAATAATATTCCTGTTTTATTAAATAAAGGCCATATTTTAATGGAATTAGGCAATCTAAATGATTCATTGAAATGTTATAATGATGTACTCAAACTAGATAAACAAAATAAATTCGCTCTAATAAATAAAGCCAGTATTTTAAAAAATAAAGGATATTTTAAAAAATCTTTAAAAACAATAAATGAAGCTTTATCTATTGAACCTAACTCTAAAATTGCAATTCATACCAAATCACGAATATTAAGAGATTTTGATAGATCTGAAGAAGCGCTAGAGTTTATAGATCCTTATATTAAAAAGAATAAGAACTCTAAGATATTACTAGATACCAAAATAACCTTATTAACCGAGATGGTGGATTTAGTTCCTTCAATGGAAATGGTTAATAGTCTTTTGGATATATATCCTGAAGATTCTTTTCTATTAAATGCAAAAGGAGCTATATATGGAATTAATTCAGAATATCAAAAAAAGAAAAAATATCTTGATCTTGCAGAAAAATACTTTGATAAAGCATTAGAAATTGAAAAGGATAGTACAGAAATATTGGCTAATAAACTCTATGTTCTTATGGAAAATAAACTTCTTAAAGAAGCTGAAAGTACATTAAAAATGTTAATGGTTGATTACCCTAATGATGCATTAATTTTAGCTAAAAAAGGAGAATTATGTCTTAAAAATAAAGATTTTAAAAAGGCTTTAAAATATTTTAATAAATCATTGAGCCGTAGATATGTTGGTTATACTTATTTAAATAAGGCAAAAACGTTGCTATTACTTCGAAAATATAAAGACGCAATAAAAATAACTGATGAAATGCTAAAAGACACACCTAATGACTATATGATATTGGAAATTAAAGGGAAAGCATTGGAGAGAACACATCAAAACTTTCAAGCGAGAAAATGTTTGAAAATGTCAAAAGAACTTAAAAAAGAACCTATATCATTATTAGAATAA
- a CDS encoding DUF2207 family protein produces the protein MEFNVLLEVFFILLVVILVSYVVYTKYIKKSSLLNDSNFIFTPKNMFNYSPELLNTYLNEKTDLNGYEDGFKATLLDLINKNYIIFSNTINSNSAKKNNHSSGPIVRINKKKSVNKLKPYELDVINFLKRYDKKGVISLYFIEDDLKNLKASKKFESRYKSWEKHLKNEYSNNKFFRGDSTEFMNELDDFKSYVSGRDITNADISPDDINQFLVYGMALGIGKKAVENFEKYLDETTLKNSEIYQIIKVNGLNFVEQGFKGLYLVKPGQHDSNTDVYGY, from the coding sequence ATGGAATTCAATGTTCTCTTAGAGGTCTTTTTCATACTGCTGGTAGTTATTTTGGTTAGTTATGTGGTCTATACGAAGTATATAAAAAAATCATCATTATTAAATGATTCAAATTTCATTTTTACTCCAAAAAACATGTTTAATTATTCTCCAGAATTATTAAATACCTATTTAAATGAAAAAACAGATTTAAATGGATATGAAGATGGATTTAAGGCAACTTTACTGGATTTAATAAATAAAAATTATATCATTTTCTCAAATACAATTAATTCTAATTCTGCTAAAAAAAATAACCATTCTTCAGGCCCTATCGTTAGAATAAATAAAAAAAAGAGTGTAAATAAACTTAAACCCTATGAACTAGATGTAATTAACTTTTTGAAGCGGTATGATAAAAAAGGAGTAATTTCATTATATTTTATAGAGGATGATTTAAAAAATTTAAAAGCTTCCAAAAAATTCGAAAGCAGATACAAAAGCTGGGAAAAGCATCTCAAAAATGAATATTCGAATAATAAATTCTTTAGAGGAGATTCAACAGAATTTATGAATGAATTGGACGATTTTAAGTCGTATGTTTCTGGCAGGGATATAACTAATGCAGATATTTCTCCTGATGATATTAACCAGTTTTTGGTTTATGGAATGGCATTAGGCATTGGAAAGAAAGCTGTGGAGAACTTTGAAAAATATTTAGATGAAACTACCCTAAAAAATAGTGAAATTTACCAGATTATCAAAGTCAACGGCCTAAATTTTGTTGAGCAAGGATTTAAAGGGCTATATCTAGTAAAACCTGGCCAGCATGACTCCAATACTGATGTTTACGGTTATTGA
- a CDS encoding phosphoribosyltransferase encodes MVIHLEDNFFDVPDFRNRTAVFRNREHAGEILSEMLMQYKNTEAIVFAIPAGGVPVGAVVASKLQIPLDIAVVSKITLPWNTEAGYGAVAFDGTVRLNEDMISRIGLKEEIMEAGIEQTRNKVRNRVAEFRGGKPPVQAAGRPAVLVDDGIASGFTMLVAVEALRKAGANRIIIAVPTANLNAVEFILPNVEEVYCANLRNEWAFAVADAYQHWSDVGEEEVTELLGSFRNL; translated from the coding sequence ATGGTAATTCATTTGGAGGATAACTTTTTTGACGTCCCAGACTTTAGAAATAGGACTGCGGTTTTCCGCAACCGTGAACACGCAGGAGAAATTCTTTCAGAAATGTTAATGCAGTATAAAAATACAGAAGCTATTGTTTTTGCGATTCCTGCAGGGGGAGTTCCAGTTGGAGCAGTAGTGGCTTCTAAGCTCCAAATTCCACTTGATATTGCGGTTGTAAGTAAAATTACGCTCCCATGGAATACTGAAGCAGGCTATGGGGCAGTAGCTTTTGACGGTACGGTACGTTTAAACGAAGATATGATATCTCGAATTGGGCTTAAAGAGGAAATTATGGAGGCTGGAATTGAGCAAACACGTAATAAGGTTAGAAATAGGGTGGCAGAATTTAGGGGAGGAAAGCCTCCTGTTCAGGCAGCAGGCCGACCTGCTGTACTGGTGGACGATGGAATTGCGTCGGGTTTTACAATGTTAGTTGCTGTGGAAGCTTTGAGAAAGGCAGGTGCAAACAGAATAATTATTGCAGTGCCGACTGCTAACCTGAATGCTGTGGAATTTATACTCCCAAATGTTGAAGAAGTGTACTGCGCAAATCTCCGGAATGAATGGGCATTTGCTGTGGCTGATGCGTACCAGCACTGGTCAGATGTGGGTGAAGAAGAGGTAACGGAACTTTTGGGTTCATTTAGGAACCTTTAA
- a CDS encoding TetR/AcrR family transcriptional regulator, translating into MKAFDKNEKEYLNKMFMEKGKELFSVYGIKKTSIEDLTKSVGIAKGSFYTFFNSKEELYFKIMSEEIKNLAKENITTLDREKPVKEIIKSFLINAIGEIHSNPILNKLLIPGEFELVRRKMTTADSGNNADFLGPMTAFLSKLQKEGLIIEIDPSLMANVIRGLLLLSTHKREIGEEYFDEVIQFYVDMIALKLTDVK; encoded by the coding sequence ATGAAAGCCTTCGATAAAAATGAAAAAGAGTATCTAAATAAAATGTTCATGGAGAAAGGTAAAGAATTATTTTCAGTGTATGGAATTAAAAAAACCAGCATTGAAGACCTCACGAAATCAGTAGGAATTGCTAAGGGGAGTTTTTACACGTTCTTTAATTCTAAAGAAGAATTATATTTCAAGATAATGTCTGAAGAAATTAAAAACCTGGCAAAAGAAAATATTACAACACTTGATAGAGAAAAACCGGTTAAAGAAATAATTAAAAGCTTTTTAATTAATGCAATTGGGGAAATTCACTCAAACCCTATTTTAAATAAATTACTAATCCCTGGAGAATTTGAACTGGTACGGCGTAAAATGACAACTGCAGATTCGGGGAATAACGCTGATTTTTTAGGGCCTATGACTGCTTTCTTATCTAAACTACAAAAAGAAGGCCTTATAATTGAAATTGACCCATCACTCATGGCGAATGTAATACGCGGCTTGCTGCTTCTTTCAACCCACAAAAGAGAGATTGGAGAAGAGTATTTTGATGAAGTAATCCAGTTTTATGTGGATATGATCGCTCTAAAACTAACAGATGTGAAATAA
- a CDS encoding DMT family transporter: MNRSWGYLSALMVAILFGVWFSLDKILLGYLHPFALAALTYLIASVFLFFVYLSPLKNRILKTINKKSRVENFISKKEYLILFLTAIFGSVIAPALYLSGLSRITAVNAALLTNVEILFIIIIGIFFLKEKVHKKDILGFALLLIGAVVLSTNDLRDLSFNQGLFGSLLVISASFFWSLDTSLSKFLSHKQNIIFITALKSGIGGSILLFLSLILGLNFTLPLFRLPLLLFIGIVAVSFSLVLIYYSLRVIGSTRTGSIFALSSLFGAITAYFALGEPLTVLRILFGILMLLGVLILYKGQK, from the coding sequence ATGAATCGTTCGTGGGGATATTTAAGCGCATTAATGGTGGCCATTCTTTTTGGGGTATGGTTTTCACTGGACAAGATACTGCTTGGATATCTTCACCCTTTCGCCCTTGCAGCGCTTACATATTTAATAGCAAGCGTGTTTCTGTTTTTTGTTTACCTTTCTCCCCTTAAAAATAGAATATTGAAGACCATAAACAAGAAAAGCAGGGTGGAAAACTTCATATCTAAAAAGGAATATTTGATTCTGTTTTTAACTGCAATTTTTGGCTCAGTTATAGCTCCTGCATTATATTTAAGTGGTTTAAGCAGGATAACTGCGGTAAATGCTGCTCTTTTAACAAATGTAGAGATACTATTTATTATCATTATTGGAATTTTTTTCCTCAAAGAAAAAGTTCATAAAAAAGATATTCTAGGGTTTGCCCTTTTGTTAATAGGGGCAGTAGTTTTAAGCACCAATGACCTGAGGGATCTTTCCTTTAATCAGGGCCTGTTTGGAAGTCTCCTTGTAATTTCAGCATCATTTTTCTGGAGCCTTGATACCAGTTTAAGCAAATTTTTAAGCCATAAACAGAATATAATATTTATAACTGCTTTAAAATCAGGAATTGGGGGTTCAATTTTATTATTTTTGTCTTTAATTTTGGGGCTGAACTTTACCTTACCTTTGTTCCGGCTGCCTCTCCTACTTTTTATTGGAATTGTTGCTGTGAGCTTTTCGCTTGTATTGATATATTATTCACTCAGGGTTATCGGTTCGACAAGAACAGGATCTATATTTGCTCTTAGTTCTCTTTTTGGGGCTATAACTGCTTATTTTGCACTGGGCGAACCTTTAACTGTTTTAAGAATATTATTTGGAATTTTAATGTTGCTGGGTGTTTTAATTTTGTATAAAGGGCAAAAATAA
- a CDS encoding Ltp family lipoprotein, whose protein sequence is MNELAKICPNCGKQNKITASFCEDCGTALNKVPNTPKQDNIQKNEQLDKPAGILDQIKRFWNARDTKGKALTSVAVCCLGVIIIGAIGGVLFPDKHITIGFNNATYDSLGTYHIDVNNSTTEYTISGYTEDGANLTVSSSDLNISAQRINLTSGNGFTYKVKIPANVTSATIRFEAVKAGKENTSVELTIKKVSTQVSSQATNTTPSTDTSSSDSSVTSATVGQEQAAKKAQEYLDTMPFSRSGLIKQLKFEGFTQQEAVYGVDQTGADWNEQAAKKAQSYLDTMSFSRSGLIKQLKFEGFTQQQAEYGVQAVGL, encoded by the coding sequence ATGAATGAATTGGCAAAAATATGTCCAAATTGTGGAAAACAAAATAAAATTACTGCATCATTTTGTGAAGATTGTGGAACTGCTTTAAATAAAGTTCCAAATACACCAAAGCAAGACAATATTCAAAAAAATGAACAATTAGATAAACCAGCAGGTATACTTGATCAAATAAAAAGATTTTGGAATGCACGGGATACAAAAGGTAAAGCTTTAACAAGTGTTGCTGTATGCTGTTTAGGCGTAATTATAATTGGAGCTATTGGAGGCGTACTATTTCCTGATAAACATATTACAATTGGATTTAATAATGCAACTTATGATAGTCTTGGTACTTATCACATAGATGTTAACAATTCCACTACAGAATATACTATAAGTGGTTATACAGAGGATGGTGCAAATCTTACTGTAAGTTCTTCTGATTTGAATATAAGTGCTCAAAGGATTAATTTAACTTCAGGTAATGGATTTACATATAAAGTAAAAATACCTGCAAATGTAACTAGTGCCACAATTAGATTTGAAGCTGTTAAAGCAGGTAAAGAAAATACTTCTGTTGAACTTACAATAAAAAAGGTGTCTACTCAAGTATCAAGCCAAGCTACCAACACAACACCATCTACAGATACCTCATCAAGTGATAGTTCAGTTACAAGTGCAACTGTGGGTCAAGAACAAGCAGCAAAAAAGGCTCAAGAATACTTAGATACTATGCCGTTTTCACGATCTGGATTAATTAAACAGCTCAAATTTGAAGGATTTACACAACAGGAAGCTGTATACGGAGTAGATCAAACTGGTGCTGACTGGAATGAGCAAGCAGCAAAAAAGGCTCAAAGCTACTTAGATACCATGTCGTTTTCACGATCTGGATTAATTAAACAGCTCAAATTTGAAGGATTTACACAACAGCAAGCTGAATACGGAGTTCAGGCCGTGGGATTGTAA
- a CDS encoding DUF2085 domain-containing protein — translation MKNKNSKVATNNHVDSLLKVFICHRLPERTFKIGKWYFPVCSRCTGIYISMFSYYFFVYFVYVQYNPIIITIAFLMIIPVLLDGLTQFFGFRESNNALRFTTGLIAGLGLGILFKAMKWILFS, via the coding sequence ATGAAAAACAAAAATTCCAAAGTAGCGACAAATAATCATGTAGACAGTCTTTTAAAAGTGTTTATATGTCATAGGTTACCAGAACGAACATTTAAAATAGGTAAATGGTATTTTCCAGTATGTTCAAGGTGTACAGGGATTTATATCAGTATGTTCTCTTATTATTTTTTTGTTTACTTTGTTTATGTACAATATAACCCAATAATCATAACAATCGCATTTTTGATGATAATACCTGTATTATTAGATGGTCTAACTCAATTTTTTGGATTTAGAGAAAGTAATAATGCTTTAAGGTTTACCACAGGTTTAATTGCAGGATTAGGACTTGGAATTTTGTTTAAAGCCATGAAATGGATTTTGTTTAGTTGA
- a CDS encoding 4Fe-4S binding protein yields the protein MDRQNKRKGILLIALLIFPLFKPFLSPVTVMMGTVQGVIVGGLVIYISLFLSSLFVGRAFCGWLCPAGGIQEYCSVVVNKTPKSTKFKKLKYIFWLGLVSAIAVAIFKSGGLNHIDLLYQSKLNIPELQEYIIYYAGVGIITILAFTVGKRAGCLYICWLAPFMVVGTRIKELAKYPSLYIRTDPQKCINCDICNDKCPMSINISGRVKNKFISDSECIMCGECVDACPEKVMSYNFGSIKKK from the coding sequence ATGGATCGCCAGAATAAAAGAAAAGGAATACTTTTGATAGCTCTCCTTATTTTCCCTTTATTTAAGCCATTTCTATCTCCAGTGACTGTAATGATGGGAACAGTTCAGGGAGTTATAGTCGGAGGACTGGTTATTTACATATCTCTATTTTTATCATCTCTTTTTGTAGGTAGGGCATTCTGTGGGTGGCTGTGTCCAGCGGGAGGGATTCAGGAGTACTGTTCTGTTGTTGTTAATAAGACTCCAAAGTCGACAAAATTCAAAAAGCTCAAATATATTTTTTGGCTTGGATTAGTATCAGCAATAGCTGTTGCAATATTTAAATCTGGAGGATTAAATCACATAGACTTGTTATATCAGAGTAAACTTAACATTCCTGAGCTGCAGGAGTATATTATATATTATGCTGGAGTTGGGATAATAACAATCCTCGCTTTTACCGTTGGTAAACGTGCAGGATGTCTTTATATTTGCTGGTTAGCTCCATTTATGGTAGTTGGAACAAGGATAAAAGAATTGGCTAAATATCCTTCTTTATATATAAGAACTGACCCGCAGAAATGCATAAACTGTGATATATGTAATGATAAATGCCCGATGAGTATCAATATATCCGGACGGGTAAAAAATAAGTTTATATCTGATTCAGAATGCATCATGTGCGGGGAATGCGTGGATGCATGTCCTGAAAAAGTTATGAGTTATAATTTTGGTTCAATTAAAAAGAAATGA
- a CDS encoding Shedu anti-phage system protein SduA domain-containing protein, producing the protein MGNRDKKKVYDTIKHGDMSSIVRAAEIFNSIDMDQAYRNFQMISTIDMSQFWINTDIISSMNMSPILNKFEMINLIDMSPILNKAEMMSLIDTSPVLNTAKMMSSMNMSSTFRAVEIMNSTDINPALRIADTLNSMNISPIITEIINSMDISPILWAADAMSSMDMSPILWTSNIANSMMTPLLRAAEIMNSRDITSLINSFKGIDTFYINSEFLSSEVLSSLKSRESDNEISIAIPAREPIDGCEPVENDFSIVPIEESDKIVEKPNKLETAIKELENLLESKCNDESKYQSLLKNNPVLFGHMYSEIKSHETFDDKNIPDFTGVRVIDDCNDIFEIKAPFINLFGKNGEPLIAFHKAWAQIERYSNFAEDHRNYLYEEKGLKFESPKIFLYIGYNLDENQRKEIRKRERNSSLNVNVYTYNDLLISAKNMLKVHRTLFEGEENS; encoded by the coding sequence TTGGGCAATAGAGATAAAAAAAAGGTGTATGATACAATTAAACACGGAGATATGAGTTCAATTGTAAGAGCAGCTGAAATATTTAATTCAATAGATATGGATCAAGCCTACAGAAACTTTCAGATGATAAGTACAATAGATATGAGCCAATTTTGGATAAATACAGATATAATAAGTTCAATGAATATGAGCCCTATCTTAAACAAGTTTGAAATGATAAATTTGATAGATATGAGCCCCATTCTCAATAAAGCCGAAATGATGAGTTTAATAGATACTAGCCCTGTTCTCAATACAGCCAAAATGATGAGTTCAATGAATATGAGTTCAACCTTTAGAGCGGTTGAAATAATGAACTCAACAGATATAAATCCTGCCTTAAGGATTGCTGATACATTGAATTCAATGAATATAAGTCCCATAATTACTGAAATAATAAATTCTATGGATATAAGCCCAATCTTATGGGCAGCTGATGCAATGAGCTCAATGGATATGAGTCCAATATTGTGGACATCTAATATAGCGAATTCAATGATGACTCCCCTCTTGAGAGCAGCTGAAATAATGAACTCAAGAGATATAACTTCATTAATAAATTCATTTAAAGGAATAGATACTTTTTATATAAATAGTGAATTTTTATCTTCAGAAGTTTTATCTTCATTAAAAAGTAGGGAATCAGATAATGAAATTAGTATTGCAATCCCTGCAAGAGAACCTATAGACGGATGTGAACCTGTAGAAAATGATTTTAGTATTGTTCCTATAGAAGAATCTGATAAAATAGTAGAAAAACCCAATAAGTTAGAAACAGCTATTAAAGAACTTGAAAACCTTCTGGAAAGTAAATGTAATGATGAATCAAAATATCAATCTTTACTTAAAAATAATCCTGTACTGTTCGGACATATGTATTCTGAAATAAAATCTCATGAAACTTTTGATGACAAAAATATCCCCGATTTTACAGGTGTTCGCGTAATTGATGATTGCAATGACATATTTGAAATAAAAGCTCCATTTATAAACTTATTTGGTAAAAATGGAGAACCTTTAATAGCTTTTCATAAGGCATGGGCACAAATTGAACGTTATAGCAATTTTGCAGAAGACCACAGAAACTATCTTTATGAAGAGAAAGGCTTGAAATTCGAAAGTCCAAAAATCTTTCTTTATATAGGATACAATCTCGACGAAAATCAAAGAAAAGAAATTCGTAAAAGAGAAAGAAATTCTAGTCTTAATGTTAACGTGTATACATATAATGATTTATTAATATCCGCTAAAAATATGCTTAAGGTTCATAGAACACTCTTTGAAGGTGAAGAAAATTCTTAA